Proteins co-encoded in one Opitutus terrae PB90-1 genomic window:
- a CDS encoding ABC transporter ATP-binding protein: MTPLPAPALESRVVRPPGAVVIEIEGVTKLYRMGAETIHALRGVRLSIRRNEYLAIMGPSGSGKSTLMNMLGCLDTPTAGRYDFNGKNVAHMDDNELAEIRNREIGFVFQTFNLLPRSNALHNVELPLIYAGVPKHTRIERAREALEHVGLGDRIHHRPNELSGGQRQRVAIARALVTRPSIILADEPTGNLDSKTGVEIMALFEQLYEQGNTIIVVTHEEDIARHARRIVRLRDGLVESDAAA, encoded by the coding sequence ATGACACCTCTCCCTGCACCTGCCCTCGAATCGCGCGTGGTCCGGCCGCCGGGCGCGGTCGTGATCGAGATCGAGGGCGTCACGAAGCTTTACCGGATGGGCGCGGAGACCATTCACGCGCTCCGTGGCGTGCGCCTGTCGATCCGGCGCAACGAGTATCTGGCGATCATGGGCCCGTCCGGTTCCGGCAAGTCGACGCTGATGAACATGCTCGGCTGCCTGGATACGCCGACGGCGGGCCGCTACGATTTCAACGGCAAGAACGTCGCGCACATGGACGACAACGAACTGGCCGAGATCCGCAACCGGGAGATCGGCTTCGTGTTCCAGACGTTCAACCTGCTGCCGCGCTCGAACGCGCTGCACAACGTCGAGCTGCCGCTGATCTACGCGGGCGTGCCGAAGCACACCCGCATCGAGCGGGCGCGCGAGGCGCTTGAACATGTTGGGCTGGGCGACCGGATCCATCACCGGCCGAACGAGCTCTCCGGCGGCCAGCGGCAACGCGTGGCCATTGCCCGGGCGCTGGTCACGCGTCCGTCGATCATCCTGGCCGACGAACCGACCGGAAATCTGGACAGCAAGACCGGCGTGGAAATCATGGCGCTGTTCGAACAGCTCTATGAGCAGGGCAACACCATCATCGTGGTCACTCACGAGGAAGACATCGCCCGGCACGCGCGCCGGATCGTGCGGTTGCGCGACGGGCTCGTCGAGAGCGACGCCGCCGCCTGA
- a CDS encoding ABC transporter permease, whose product MRRLVYELFESLRIAFTQIWANKMRSALTALGVIIGIVAVTLMGTAIKGIDVGVDRSFSGFGDDVLYVTKWPWHEIDDWWNYRNRRPIRFEYARQINDWIATQPNSAIRLAVPVANRGTNVIRGEYRVNNIWTMGTTADYVRIARSEMKEGRFFSEFEAQAGSNVAIIGYDVADALFANESALGQTVRIRDQNFRVIGVAARQGSFLGLFSWDSMLAMPLTTYRRYFRLNDDNEIRVQVDATRMEAARDELRGLMRRLRQLGPEQRDDFELNEQGTIRKQLDPIKNGIAMAGLFITGLALFVGAIGIMNITYVSVKERTKEIGTRKALGARRRTILLQFLIEATSICFVGGTAGLLLAYGMSVLVGAVAPSFPLVFSAGLVVTGITISVLTGVFSGFAPAWQASKLDPVEALRYE is encoded by the coding sequence ATGAGACGCCTGGTTTACGAATTGTTCGAGTCGCTGCGGATCGCGTTCACGCAGATCTGGGCGAACAAGATGCGCTCGGCGCTCACCGCGCTCGGCGTGATCATTGGCATCGTGGCTGTGACGCTGATGGGCACGGCCATCAAGGGCATCGACGTCGGCGTCGATCGCAGCTTTTCCGGGTTCGGCGACGACGTGCTGTATGTGACGAAGTGGCCGTGGCACGAAATCGACGACTGGTGGAACTACCGCAACCGCCGGCCAATCCGGTTTGAATATGCGCGTCAGATCAACGACTGGATTGCGACGCAGCCGAACAGCGCGATCCGGCTCGCCGTCCCCGTGGCCAACCGCGGCACGAACGTGATCCGCGGCGAATACCGGGTGAACAACATCTGGACGATGGGCACGACGGCGGACTACGTGCGCATCGCCCGGTCGGAGATGAAGGAAGGGCGGTTCTTCAGCGAGTTCGAGGCGCAGGCCGGTTCGAACGTGGCGATCATCGGCTACGACGTGGCGGATGCGTTGTTCGCCAACGAGTCCGCGCTTGGCCAGACCGTGCGGATTCGCGATCAGAATTTCCGCGTGATCGGGGTGGCGGCGCGGCAGGGAAGTTTCCTCGGGCTGTTCAGCTGGGACTCGATGCTGGCCATGCCGCTCACGACGTATCGGCGTTATTTCCGGCTCAATGATGACAACGAGATCCGCGTGCAGGTCGACGCGACGCGGATGGAAGCGGCGCGCGATGAGCTCCGCGGGCTGATGCGCCGGCTGCGGCAGCTCGGGCCGGAGCAGCGCGACGATTTCGAGCTCAACGAGCAGGGCACGATCCGGAAGCAGCTCGATCCGATTAAAAACGGCATCGCGATGGCGGGGCTGTTCATCACCGGGCTGGCGCTTTTCGTGGGCGCGATCGGGATCATGAACATCACCTACGTGAGCGTGAAGGAGCGCACGAAGGAGATCGGTACACGCAAGGCGCTGGGCGCCCGCCGCCGGACGATCCTGCTGCAGTTTCTCATCGAGGCGACGTCGATCTGCTTCGTCGGTGGCACGGCCGGACTGTTGCTCGCCTACGGAATGTCCGTGCTCGTGGGGGCGGTCGCGCCCTCGTTCCCGCTGGTGTTCTCGGCCGGCTTGGTGGTGACCGGTATCACGATCTCGGTGCTCACGGGCGTCTTCAGTGGCTTTGCGCCCGCCTGGCAGGCTAGCAAACTCGATCCGGTGGAGGCGCTGCGCTACGAATGA
- a CDS encoding ABC transporter permease, with translation MIFAEIFKLALSSLAANKLRSGLTMLGIAVGVFSVIGVMTVITGLRTNIENGLNVLGANSFQFTKYPAINFSDPHQRFANRRDIVYAQAARFKDLMGDDATVSLSTFRRGRRVTYGERRTNPNVGLAGGDENLIVSRNFDIATGRNVGPDDVEFGRAVVVLGADILNKLFSGEDPLGRVVRIDGQNYTVIGTLAPKGTSFGQSQDNVALVPITAFLEAYGRNRRSIGINVQAPSQAALAATQDAAIGVMRLVRGLKPEDPNDFEVFSNETLIESFNKVASIVATGAFVISAIALLASGVGVMNIMLVSVTERTKEIGIRKSIGAKQHNILSQFLLEAVTLSMVGGLAGILAGVIGGNIAAKLLNAVSVFPWGWAMIGMLVCSAIGVGFGFYPAWKAARLDPIEALRYE, from the coding sequence ATGATTTTCGCTGAGATCTTCAAACTCGCTCTCTCGTCGTTGGCCGCGAACAAGCTGCGGTCCGGGCTCACCATGCTCGGCATCGCGGTGGGCGTGTTCTCGGTCATCGGCGTGATGACCGTGATCACGGGGCTGCGCACCAACATCGAGAACGGATTGAACGTGCTCGGCGCGAACAGCTTTCAGTTCACAAAATATCCCGCGATCAACTTCAGCGATCCGCACCAGCGTTTCGCCAATCGCCGCGACATCGTTTACGCGCAGGCGGCCCGCTTCAAGGACCTGATGGGCGACGACGCCACCGTGAGCCTGTCGACGTTTCGCCGCGGCCGGCGGGTGACCTATGGCGAACGGCGTACAAACCCGAACGTCGGGCTCGCCGGTGGCGACGAGAATCTGATCGTCAGTCGGAACTTCGATATCGCGACCGGTCGGAACGTCGGGCCGGACGACGTGGAGTTTGGTCGCGCGGTGGTCGTGCTGGGCGCCGATATTCTGAATAAACTTTTCTCCGGCGAGGATCCGTTGGGCCGGGTGGTGCGGATCGACGGGCAGAACTACACCGTCATCGGCACCCTGGCGCCGAAAGGCACGTCGTTCGGCCAGAGCCAGGACAATGTGGCGTTGGTGCCGATCACTGCTTTTCTCGAGGCCTACGGCCGGAACCGCCGCTCGATCGGCATCAATGTGCAGGCGCCCAGCCAGGCGGCGCTGGCGGCGACGCAGGACGCGGCGATCGGCGTGATGCGATTGGTCCGCGGGCTGAAACCCGAGGATCCGAACGACTTTGAGGTGTTTTCCAACGAGACCCTGATTGAGTCTTTCAACAAGGTGGCGAGCATCGTGGCCACGGGCGCCTTCGTGATCAGCGCGATCGCGCTGCTGGCGTCGGGCGTGGGCGTGATGAACATCATGCTGGTCAGCGTAACGGAGCGCACGAAGGAGATTGGCATTCGCAAGAGCATCGGGGCCAAGCAGCACAATATCCTGAGCCAGTTCCTGCTCGAGGCGGTGACGCTGTCGATGGTCGGGGGCCTGGCGGGAATTCTGGCCGGCGTGATCGGCGGCAACATCGCCGCGAAGCTGTTGAACGCGGTGTCCGTGTTCCCTTGGGGCTGGGCGATGATTGGGATGCTCGTCTGCTCCGCGATCGGCGTCGGCTTCGGTTTCTATCCCGCGTGGAAAGCGGCGCGGCTCGACCCGATCGAGGCGCTGAGATACGAATAA
- a CDS encoding four helix bundle protein — protein sequence MNENEMKARTKSFALRILKLIDALPEKRSGRIIANQLGRSGTSVGANYRAVCRARSRADMIAKLGVVEEEADESAFWLEMIPEAKLIPAAQTEALRQEASELTAIMVASRKTLLTRNPKSKFENRKSV from the coding sequence ATGAACGAAAACGAAATGAAAGCGCGCACGAAGAGCTTTGCTCTTCGGATTCTGAAGCTGATCGATGCTCTCCCGGAAAAGCGGTCGGGCAGGATCATTGCGAATCAACTCGGTCGATCGGGAACCTCAGTCGGAGCCAATTACCGTGCTGTGTGTCGAGCTAGGTCGAGGGCCGACATGATCGCCAAGCTGGGGGTGGTTGAAGAAGAGGCCGATGAATCCGCCTTTTGGCTGGAGATGATCCCGGAGGCCAAGCTGATTCCGGCGGCGCAGACGGAGGCATTGCGTCAGGAAGCGTCGGAGCTCACGGCCATCATGGTCGCGTCGCGCAAGACACTTCTGACCCGCAATCCAAAATCGAAATTCGAGAATCGAAAATCCGTCTAG
- a CDS encoding nucleoside monophosphate kinase codes for MSNSRYVAPSAQASASSPTAGKITDLEIKDAQLIFGAAWEALEAEFGRENLRFPKEILLLGGAPGAGKGTNTAFIAKARGLTCPPIVMSALLDSPEARRLKDAGNMVGDREVVSLLLRELMKPIYRDGVILDGFPRTRVQVECLKMLVDKMHALRREFFNTPLSIHFRQPTVHIMVLFVDEKESIARQLKRGRQTIEHNEEVKRTGVGELWEDRPTDHDEMLAQRRYRVFKEQTWDALQSLKEIFHYHFINAQGPIGEVEQNIVKELEYQSTLELDPRTVDRLRILPVASEIIVHSRQELVKRLDSYEFGQPELFSQVVGFVARKIMPVVLRHSISGVALFNTQEPLLEDPTALAMLIDVFSERGYHAVVDIHRIEIPEKFDLQTGQITCRVKKVFRIQIRFQGSEIRRG; via the coding sequence ATGTCCAACTCCCGCTATGTTGCCCCTTCGGCGCAGGCCTCGGCCTCAAGCCCCACCGCCGGCAAAATCACCGATCTCGAGATCAAGGACGCGCAGCTGATCTTCGGCGCCGCCTGGGAAGCGTTGGAGGCGGAGTTCGGCCGCGAAAACCTTCGCTTTCCCAAGGAGATCCTCCTGCTCGGCGGCGCGCCCGGTGCGGGTAAGGGCACCAACACGGCATTCATCGCCAAAGCGCGCGGGCTCACCTGTCCCCCAATCGTGATGAGCGCGCTGCTGGACTCGCCGGAGGCGCGGCGACTGAAGGATGCGGGCAACATGGTCGGCGATCGCGAGGTGGTCAGCCTGCTGTTGCGCGAGCTGATGAAGCCGATCTACCGCGACGGCGTGATCCTCGACGGCTTTCCGCGGACGCGCGTGCAGGTCGAGTGTTTGAAGATGCTGGTCGACAAGATGCACGCGCTGCGGCGCGAGTTCTTCAACACACCGCTCAGCATTCATTTTCGGCAGCCGACGGTGCACATCATGGTACTGTTCGTCGACGAGAAGGAATCGATCGCGCGCCAGCTCAAGCGCGGCCGGCAGACGATCGAACACAACGAGGAGGTGAAGCGCACCGGCGTCGGCGAGCTCTGGGAGGACCGGCCGACCGATCACGACGAGATGCTCGCGCAGCGGCGCTACCGGGTCTTCAAGGAGCAGACTTGGGATGCGCTGCAGTCACTGAAGGAGATCTTCCACTACCACTTCATCAACGCGCAGGGCCCGATCGGCGAGGTCGAGCAGAACATCGTCAAGGAGCTTGAATACCAGAGCACGCTCGAGCTCGACCCGCGCACGGTCGACCGGCTGCGGATTCTGCCGGTGGCGAGCGAGATCATCGTCCACTCGCGCCAGGAACTGGTGAAGCGGCTCGATAGCTACGAGTTTGGCCAGCCAGAACTTTTCTCGCAGGTCGTCGGCTTTGTGGCGCGGAAGATCATGCCGGTCGTGCTGCGCCACTCGATTTCGGGCGTGGCCTTGTTCAACACGCAGGAACCGCTCCTGGAGGATCCGACGGCGCTGGCCATGTTGATCGACGTGTTTTCCGAGCGTGGCTACCACGCCGTCGTCGACATTCATCGAATCGAGATTCCCGAAAAGTTCGATCTGCAGACCGGCCAGATCACCTGCCGCGTAAAGAAGGTCTTCCGGATCCAGATCCGGTTCCAAGGCTCCGAGATCCGCCGCGGCTAG
- a CDS encoding sigma-54-dependent transcriptional regulator: protein MRVLIVDDEASIRRTTRIAVETTGHAVTEAASGARALKLLEETSFDAAFVDLKLGAEDGLDLLSKLLKAQPQIAVVMFTAYANVATAVEAMRRGAFDFIPKPFTPDQIRGVLAKIEKNRALESRLASLETQLADASPPVDLESAEPPVQRALEIAFKGAETPATILILGPSGTGKSVLAREIHRRSAQRDAAFVTVNCPSLSRELLESELFGHVKGAFTSAVADAVGKVAAADGGTLFLDEIGELPLEIQPKLLRLLQEREYERVGDPRPRHANVRVIAATNRDLAAEMKAGRFREDLFYRLNVITVTLPGLSERPSDLLRFAEDYRKFFAARMGKRISRFAPPVLAAFAAYRWPGNLRELRNVIERAVILTSGEIIELHDLPEELGAQVSPTVAVGAPVTIDALEAEHIRRVLATARNLEEAARTLGIDPATLYRKRQKLGLL, encoded by the coding sequence ATGCGTGTTCTGATCGTGGACGATGAAGCGAGCATTCGACGGACCACGCGCATCGCCGTCGAGACCACGGGCCACGCAGTCACCGAAGCGGCGAGCGGAGCCCGAGCGCTCAAGCTGCTCGAGGAAACTTCCTTCGATGCCGCGTTCGTCGATCTCAAGCTGGGCGCGGAGGATGGACTGGATCTGCTGTCGAAGCTGCTCAAGGCGCAGCCGCAGATCGCGGTGGTGATGTTCACTGCGTACGCGAACGTCGCGACCGCCGTCGAGGCGATGCGACGCGGCGCGTTTGATTTCATTCCGAAGCCGTTCACGCCGGATCAGATCCGCGGAGTGCTCGCGAAGATCGAGAAGAACCGGGCGCTCGAGAGTCGGCTCGCGTCGCTGGAAACGCAGCTGGCCGACGCGTCGCCGCCGGTGGACCTCGAATCCGCCGAACCGCCGGTGCAGCGGGCGCTGGAGATTGCGTTCAAGGGTGCGGAGACGCCCGCGACCATCCTGATCCTGGGACCGAGCGGCACGGGCAAGAGCGTGCTGGCGCGGGAAATCCATCGCCGCAGCGCGCAGCGCGACGCGGCGTTCGTGACGGTGAATTGTCCGAGCCTGTCGCGCGAGCTGCTCGAGAGCGAATTGTTCGGTCACGTGAAAGGCGCGTTCACGAGCGCCGTCGCGGATGCCGTGGGCAAGGTCGCCGCCGCTGACGGCGGCACGCTTTTTCTCGACGAGATCGGCGAGCTGCCGCTGGAAATCCAACCCAAGCTGCTCCGGCTGCTCCAGGAACGGGAGTATGAGCGTGTTGGCGATCCGCGGCCGCGACACGCCAACGTGCGCGTGATCGCCGCCACCAACCGCGACCTCGCCGCCGAGATGAAGGCCGGCCGGTTCCGCGAGGATCTGTTTTACCGCTTGAACGTGATCACGGTAACGCTGCCGGGCTTGAGCGAGCGGCCCAGCGATCTGCTGCGGTTCGCGGAGGATTACCGGAAGTTTTTCGCCGCGCGCATGGGCAAGCGCATCTCCCGGTTCGCGCCGCCGGTGCTGGCGGCGTTCGCGGCGTATCGCTGGCCGGGCAACCTGCGCGAACTCCGCAACGTGATCGAGCGTGCGGTGATCCTGACGTCGGGCGAGATCATCGAGCTCCACGATCTCCCCGAGGAGCTGGGCGCGCAGGTGAGCCCGACTGTCGCGGTCGGCGCGCCGGTGACGATCGATGCGCTGGAGGCCGAGCACATCCGGCGGGTGTTGGCGACGGCACGCAACTTGGAGGAAGCCGCGCGCACCTTGGGCATCGATCCGGCCACGCTCTATCGCAAGCGCCAGAAGCTCGGTCTGCTCTGA
- a CDS encoding DUF3185 family protein, translating into MNRLLGSGLLLAGAVMLYEGRQAHELAMANAAAMGAPDTSAKSVWLLALGAVAIIWGLFAVLRRTIT; encoded by the coding sequence ATGAATCGGCTTTTGGGCTCAGGGCTGCTGTTGGCTGGCGCGGTGATGCTCTACGAGGGCAGGCAGGCGCATGAACTCGCCATGGCGAATGCCGCCGCGATGGGCGCGCCGGACACCTCAGCCAAATCTGTATGGTTGCTGGCATTGGGAGCCGTTGCTATAATTTGGGGTCTGTTCGCGGTGCTGCGTCGAACGATCACCTGA
- a CDS encoding glycine zipper domain-containing protein gives MKNDSGTATETPEQIVEHISRLMAEAEAMLEGPVSGHGGEKLNKLRAQFESLQAKASSAYGEARDKVVAGAKSTDQVIRQHPYEALAIALGVGVLLGVLIRRND, from the coding sequence ATGAAGAATGATTCTGGAACCGCCACTGAGACCCCGGAGCAAATCGTCGAGCACATCAGCCGGCTGATGGCTGAGGCCGAAGCGATGCTGGAAGGACCCGTCTCCGGACACGGAGGGGAAAAACTCAACAAGCTGCGGGCGCAGTTCGAGTCGCTGCAGGCGAAAGCGTCCTCCGCCTACGGTGAAGCCCGGGACAAGGTCGTCGCCGGCGCGAAAAGCACCGATCAGGTGATTCGGCAGCATCCTTACGAAGCGCTCGCGATCGCCCTGGGCGTGGGAGTGCTTTTGGGCGTGTTGATCCGTCGCAATGACTGA
- a CDS encoding phage holin family protein, with protein sequence MTERGMADGAAPTSGGLLNAVRGLADGLFASAQQRLELFALELHEEKLRAVQLFIWLSVAVFAGGLGLIFASVTAVYLFWETARLPVLITLTLVYLFVAVAAAWAARRCLKRLPKPFEASLAELRSDRACIPPRTWTN encoded by the coding sequence ATGACTGAGCGCGGCATGGCCGACGGCGCGGCGCCGACGAGCGGCGGGCTGTTGAACGCAGTCCGCGGTCTCGCGGACGGCCTGTTCGCGTCGGCGCAGCAACGGCTGGAACTCTTCGCCCTCGAGCTGCACGAGGAAAAGCTGCGCGCTGTGCAGCTTTTCATCTGGCTGAGCGTCGCCGTTTTTGCCGGCGGACTTGGCTTGATCTTCGCGAGCGTGACCGCGGTTTACCTTTTCTGGGAGACGGCGCGGTTGCCGGTGCTAATCACGCTGACGCTCGTCTATCTGTTCGTTGCCGTGGCGGCGGCATGGGCGGCGCGCCGCTGCTTGAAACGACTGCCGAAACCGTTCGAGGCCAGCCTGGCTGAACTCCGCTCCGATCGCGCATGTATTCCACCGCGGACTTGGACGAACTGA
- a CDS encoding U32 family peptidase, with amino-acid sequence MRPELLAPAGDWECVRAAVENGADAIYFGLDRFNARMRAKNFTEADLPSLMEFLHRRGVRGYVTFNTLVFANELAEAEDYVRTIIAAGVDAAIVQDVGICRLIRRFSPDFPIHCSTQMTITSAAGVDFARELGAQLVVLARENSLADIAKIRAVDAASARGPMPLEVFVHGALCVAYSGQCLTSESLGGRSANRGECAQACRLPYDLIADGQQVPLGDRRYLLSPQDLAGIEVLPELVRAGVASLKIEGRLKSAEYVASITRVYRAALDRIFSAAAAPSGASSNSAAVDPSARYELEMTFSRGLQTGWFRGTNNQELVHARFGTKRGVYLGEVARVAHESVAVQLTAPLKPGDGVVFDAGQPDQREEGGRVYQVEAEPHSRLTTLRFGRGDIDWRRVAPGQRVWKTNDPALDRELRATYAGDKIRHQRPITMEVHGHAGSPLTIVARDGEGHVVQLASALPLAAAATQPLTRERLHEQLARLGGTPFKLGELQSHLEGNVILPVSELNRLRRELVTALEHLRAQPKRWTWSAAATAEPRSSVSAISAQVATEPPAGAAELIAVIRLPEQLEPAWSAGARTIYAEFENPKHYRDAVARFRTLQLENPQSKIENSSIWVAAPRIFKPGEEWILAQVRSCNADGYLIRNYDHLAFFAADRKRGDFSLNVANPLSAEYFLHRYGLERVTASYDLNFTQLEALLLRAPPAWFDLTIHQHMPMFHMEHCVFCAFLSDGKDYRDCGRPCDRHRVTLRDRVGAELPLKADAGCRNTVFNNRAQTGAEYVARLLELGARQFRVEFVNESPDEVARTVDRYARLLRGEISGADLWRELKLLNQLGVTRGQMESAAPTLRRKT; translated from the coding sequence ATGCGACCGGAACTGCTCGCGCCCGCCGGCGACTGGGAATGCGTTCGAGCCGCGGTCGAAAACGGCGCTGACGCGATCTATTTCGGGCTGGATCGATTCAACGCGCGGATGCGCGCGAAGAATTTCACCGAGGCCGACCTGCCATCGCTGATGGAGTTTCTGCATCGCCGCGGTGTGCGCGGCTACGTCACGTTCAACACGCTGGTATTCGCCAACGAGCTCGCCGAAGCGGAAGACTACGTGCGCACGATCATCGCCGCTGGCGTGGATGCGGCGATCGTCCAGGACGTCGGCATCTGCCGGCTGATCCGGCGGTTTTCGCCGGATTTCCCCATCCACTGCTCGACGCAGATGACGATCACCAGCGCGGCCGGGGTGGACTTTGCCCGCGAGCTTGGGGCGCAGCTCGTCGTACTGGCGCGCGAAAACTCGCTCGCCGACATCGCAAAAATCCGCGCGGTCGACGCGGCCTCGGCCCGCGGACCGATGCCGCTGGAGGTTTTTGTGCACGGCGCGCTCTGCGTCGCTTATTCCGGCCAGTGCCTGACCAGCGAGTCGCTCGGCGGTCGTTCCGCCAACCGCGGCGAGTGCGCGCAGGCGTGCCGGTTGCCCTACGATCTCATTGCCGACGGCCAGCAGGTGCCGCTCGGCGACCGCCGCTATTTACTCAGCCCACAGGATCTCGCCGGCATCGAGGTGTTGCCAGAGCTCGTGCGCGCCGGCGTCGCTTCGCTGAAAATCGAAGGCCGGCTCAAGTCCGCCGAATACGTCGCGAGCATCACGCGGGTTTATCGCGCCGCGCTCGATCGGATTTTCTCCGCAGCCGCGGCCCCGTCCGGCGCATCCTCGAACTCCGCCGCGGTGGATCCCTCCGCGCGCTACGAGCTCGAGATGACCTTCTCGCGCGGGCTGCAAACCGGCTGGTTTCGCGGCACGAACAACCAGGAACTGGTGCACGCGCGATTCGGCACCAAGCGCGGTGTATATCTCGGCGAAGTGGCGCGCGTCGCCCACGAATCCGTCGCCGTCCAGCTCACGGCTCCGTTGAAACCCGGCGACGGCGTGGTGTTCGATGCCGGTCAACCCGATCAGCGCGAGGAAGGCGGTCGCGTTTACCAAGTCGAAGCTGAACCCCATTCACGCCTGACCACGCTGCGGTTCGGCCGCGGCGATATCGACTGGCGGCGCGTGGCCCCGGGCCAGCGCGTGTGGAAGACCAACGATCCCGCGCTCGACCGCGAACTGCGGGCGACCTATGCCGGCGACAAGATCCGCCACCAGCGACCGATCACGATGGAGGTCCACGGCCACGCCGGCTCGCCGCTCACGATCGTCGCCCGCGATGGCGAGGGCCACGTGGTGCAGCTCGCCTCGGCGCTGCCACTCGCAGCCGCCGCGACGCAGCCGCTCACACGCGAACGATTGCACGAGCAGCTCGCGCGACTCGGCGGTACGCCGTTCAAGCTGGGCGAATTGCAGTCGCACCTCGAGGGCAACGTGATCCTGCCGGTCAGTGAATTGAATCGGCTGCGCCGCGAGCTCGTCACCGCGCTCGAGCACCTGCGCGCCCAACCGAAGCGCTGGACGTGGTCCGCCGCGGCGACCGCGGAGCCGCGGTCCTCCGTGAGCGCGATCTCAGCCCAGGTGGCAACGGAGCCACCTGCCGGCGCCGCTGAACTGATCGCCGTGATCCGGCTGCCGGAGCAACTCGAGCCGGCCTGGTCCGCCGGTGCGCGCACGATCTACGCCGAATTCGAAAACCCGAAACATTACCGCGACGCCGTCGCCCGCTTCCGCACGCTGCAGCTCGAAAATCCCCAATCGAAAATCGAAAATTCCAGCATCTGGGTCGCGGCTCCGCGGATTTTCAAACCGGGCGAAGAATGGATTCTCGCGCAGGTGCGCTCCTGCAACGCCGACGGCTACCTCATCCGCAACTACGACCATCTCGCGTTTTTCGCCGCGGACCGAAAACGCGGCGACTTCTCCCTCAACGTCGCGAATCCGCTGAGCGCCGAATATTTCCTCCACCGCTACGGCTTGGAACGCGTGACGGCGAGCTACGACCTCAATTTTACCCAGCTCGAAGCGTTGCTCCTGCGCGCGCCGCCCGCCTGGTTCGACCTCACGATTCACCAGCACATGCCCATGTTTCACATGGAGCATTGCGTGTTCTGCGCGTTCCTCTCGGACGGCAAGGACTATCGCGATTGCGGCCGGCCTTGCGACCGGCACCGGGTGACGCTGCGCGACCGCGTCGGCGCCGAACTTCCGCTGAAAGCGGACGCCGGCTGCCGCAATACCGTGTTCAACAACCGCGCGCAGACTGGTGCCGAGTATGTCGCGCGGTTGCTCGAACTCGGCGCGCGTCAGTTCCGGGTCGAGTTCGTCAATGAATCACCGGACGAAGTCGCGCGCACGGTCGACCGCTACGCCCGGCTCCTGCGCGGCGAGATCAGCGGCGCCGATCTCTGGCGCGAGCTCAAGCTGCTGAATCAGCTCGGCGTCACGCGCGGACAGATGGAGTCCGCCGCGCCGACCCTGCGTCGCAAGACCTGA
- a CDS encoding LysR family transcriptional regulator, which translates to MELYQLRYAVAVADTGNFTRAAERCNVTQPSLSQQIINLEKEVGHKLFHRLGRRAVLTEAGAVFIERARQIVYDVENAAKELSDHPSLDRRITVGAIQTVAPYLLLPMIEVCKRELPNLQINLIEDFRVDLVHGVVEGDLDLAIVTLPVDDPRVSVEPLMTEPLLLVVGKNHPFATRKEISINDLADETFVTMGESSTLAAQIRSFFGGHNFQPKVGYRCAQVATLKTLVAMGLAISILPRVDQEEKDRETLTYLRLTGSAPTRELVVVRHLQRYQSRGAQQFLQLLHEQVRLKQQEPSLE; encoded by the coding sequence ATGGAATTATACCAACTCCGCTACGCCGTGGCCGTGGCCGACACGGGAAACTTCACCCGGGCGGCGGAGCGGTGCAACGTGACTCAGCCGTCGCTAAGCCAACAGATTATAAATCTGGAAAAAGAGGTTGGCCACAAACTTTTCCACCGGCTCGGCCGGCGCGCCGTGCTCACCGAGGCGGGCGCCGTTTTCATCGAGCGGGCGCGGCAAATCGTCTACGACGTCGAGAACGCCGCCAAGGAACTCAGCGATCACCCCTCGCTGGATCGCCGAATCACGGTCGGCGCGATCCAGACGGTCGCCCCGTATTTGCTGCTGCCGATGATCGAGGTGTGCAAACGCGAGCTGCCGAACCTTCAGATCAACCTGATCGAGGACTTCCGGGTCGACTTGGTGCACGGCGTCGTCGAGGGCGACCTGGACCTGGCGATCGTCACACTGCCGGTGGACGATCCACGCGTGTCCGTTGAGCCGTTGATGACCGAGCCGCTGCTGCTGGTTGTCGGCAAAAATCACCCGTTTGCGACGCGAAAGGAAATTTCGATCAACGACCTCGCCGACGAGACCTTCGTCACGATGGGCGAATCCAGCACGCTCGCCGCCCAAATCCGCAGCTTCTTCGGCGGGCACAACTTCCAACCGAAGGTCGGCTATCGGTGCGCGCAAGTCGCTACGCTGAAGACTCTCGTCGCGATGGGACTGGCGATCTCGATCCTGCCCCGCGTCGACCAGGAAGAGAAAGACCGGGAGACGCTCACTTACCTGCGGCTGACCGGCAGCGCACCGACGCGCGAGCTCGTCGTCGTGCGTCACTTGCAGCGTTACCAGAGCCGTGGCGCCCAGCAATTCCTGCAACTGCTGCACGAACAGGTTCGGCTGAAGCAGCAGGAACCTTCTCTCGAGTAG